The genomic DNA GTTTATATAATTTATTAATTGTTCTTGAGCTACTGTTGTTGTAGAAACCTCAAAACCAGCTTCTTCTAAAGCGTTAATTCCACTTTGAGAAACACCATCGTTTGCTAATACTTTCATTTAAAAAAGGTATTTATAAATTCCGTTATAACGGAAATAATTTTTATTTAATTTTTAATTACTATAAAATTATTAAGCTTTACTTTCAAGCTCGCTCATAACTTCAACTAAAACTTTTACACTATCTAGAGATAATGCATTGTACATAGATGCTCTATATCCACCAACACTACGGTGACCATTAATACCATTAATTCCAGCTTCTTGTACCATGGCATCAAAAGTTTCTTTTAAATTTTCGTTTTCTAGAGTAAAGGTTGCATTCATTTTAGAACGGTCTTCTTTTGCTGCATAACCTTTAAATAGCGGATTTAAGTCTATTTCAGAATACATTAACGTTGCTTTCTTTTCATTTTCTTCTTCTATAGCTTTAATACCGCCTAAGTTTTTAAGCCACTCCATGGTTAGCATTGATGTGTACACTGCAAAAACTGGAGGAGTATTAAACATACTTCCTTTTTCTATATGTACTTTATAATCCATCATAGATGGTATTTTACGAGAAACTTTTCCTAAAACATCTTCTTTTACAACAACAAGAGTTGTTCCTGCTGGTCCCATATTTTTTTGTGCACCAGCATAGATTAAATCAAATTGAGAAAAATCTAACGTTCTTGAAAATATATCGCTACTCATATCGCAAACCATTGGAATATCTAGCTTTGGAAAACTTTTCATTTGGGTTCCAAATATGGTGTTGTTTGATGTGCAGTGAAAATAATCGTAATCTGAAGGGACATCGAAACCTTTAGGGATATAATTATAATTTGCATTTTTTGAAGATGCTACCTCGTAAATATCATCGTAGATCTTGGCTTCTTTAATGGCTTTAGCACTCCAAGTCCCTGTATTTAAATAACCAGCACGTTTTTCTAATAAATTTAGCGCAACCATTAAAAATTGTGTACTAGCTCCGCCTTGTAAAAATAGAGCTTTGTAGCCTTTGCCTTCAAGACCTAAAAGCTCTAGAGCAAGTGCTCTGGCTTTTTCCATTACATCTACAAACGGTTTACTTCTATGGGATATTTCTATAAGTGATAATCCGTTATCAAAATCTAGTAAAGCTTCAGATGCTTTTAAAATTACTTCTTTTGGTAATACGCAAGGTCCTGCGCTAAAATTATGTCTTTTCATTGAAAAATTAATTTTTCATTTCCGATAAAGCGGAAATATTATGTTTGTAATAACAGTTACAAAGGTGCTAAATTATGTGCGCAATTTTGTTATAAATATGATAATTTATCAACTATAATTTTAACAAAAAAGCAATTGTGTCTTCATTATCTGCATAATCCCAAAGTTCTGGTTTTTGGGTGTTTCCAAATTTAATTTCTTCTTCTGTAAAATTATTTGCTACTATGCATTGTATGTTTTCTGCTTCATTTTTTAATTTTGATTGAAGCGATTCTTTAGCGTCATAATACTCGTAAAACACTGTGGCAATGGGTGAAGCAAAGCTTTTATCTTCTTTAATCATTAAAAAACCGTTTTCAAGCATATCAAACTCGCTCATTAAATATACGGCTTTATTATAATCGTAATTATTTGCGTATTTTGCTTCGTTTATTATGGGATGCCACTTGTATATAGCTTCAAAAAATGCATTAAAGTTATAGTTTTTTGGTACAAATAATTTTGAAACATTTCTACAGCCTAATCCATAGTATCTAAAAATATCTTCAGACAGTTGTTCTAATTCTACTTTAGTTTCGTTGCCAGTAAGAACTGCAACCGAATTTCTATTTTTTCTAATTATAGATGGCTTATTTTTAAAATAATACTCAAAATAACGTGCAGTATTATTGCTTCCTGTAGCAATTACTGCATCAAAGTTTTCAAGCTTGTCTTCAGTAAAACTAATTTTTCCTTTAAATTCTGGTTCTACATGTTCTAAATATTTTGCTAGAAATGGGAGTAAATGCTTATCGTTAGACGATTGCTTAACAAGTACAGCATGTCCCGAAATTAAAACAGATAAAAAATCATGGAAACCTACTAATGGTATATTTCCAGCCATGATAATGGCTACTTTTTTTTTGTTAGTTCCTGCAAAATCATACGCTAATGTCCATTTGTTTAATTTGCTCTCTGTAAGCGAATTACACCAACCTTTTATAGCGTATACAATATTTGTTTTTGTAAACCAACCGTTATGTTCTTGTGCTAGTTTAATTTGATGTTTAAAACCGCCAAAAAACAGTTCGTTATGAGGTATATTGTTTTTTTGCTCAAAATCCTCTGTTGAAAATTGTTTTAAAAAGGCTCCTAGTTTGGAGAAAGCGTTAATTCTTTGTTGTAATTCCATTTGGTATTTGCGTAAGACTTGTTTAGTCGTTATTTTTGCGCTGCAAAGTTAAGCAAACAAAAACGAATCTACTATGGCAATTATTATAACAGACGAATGTATAAACTGTGGTGCTTGTGAGCCAGAATGCCCAAATACTGCAATTTATGAAGGAGCAGACGATTGGCGTTATAAAGATGGTACAAGTTTAGAAGGTAGTTTAGTATTACCTGATGGAAAATCTGTAGATGCAGATGAAGCTCAAGAACCTTTAAGCGATGAGATTTACTATATAGTTCCAGATAAATGTACAGAGTGTAAAGGTTTTCACGAAGAACCACAATGTGCGGCAGTTTGTCCTGTGGATTGTTGTGTTCCAGATGATGATAATGTTGAAACTGATACTGTTTTATTAGCAAAGCAAAAATTTATGCATCCAGAAGAATAAACAAAAAACACATTTTTATACAAATTAAAAAAGCCGGATGTTTTATAACAACCGGCTTTTTTCTTTTTCAATGCAATTTATTCTGTATCTGTCATTTCGAAAACTAAAAACTCCATAATTCTATCTGTAGTTGTAAAACCGAAATCATCATTTTCGGTATGGAAAGAAGAATAAAATACGGCACCTTGACCTAAAAGAAAGGTAAACGCTAGGTCTTTGTTTTCAGTTATAATAGTATTGTTTTCATCTCTATAGTCAACGCTACCATTTAACCATGAAATAGTAGTTGCAGGATCATAAGTGTCAACAACTTGCCATGAATTTAAAAACTCATCTATTTCTACGGTATCGTCTATAGAGATTCCAAAATTTAGTAATAACCATGCACTTAAGTTCCCATCTAAAATTGTAGCATTTGTACTTAAAGATTGTCCGCTTCTACGTGGTGTATAAAACGATAAATAATTAGTGTCATTATTTGTAATTGTATTTAATAAGCTCGAAGACCAATCTGTTACATATAAAAAACCACCATTGTTTACATAATTCATAAGGTTTTGTTCATAAGTTAGGTTATCTATATGCGAGCTACAGTTTATAAATAAAATATCGTAAGATGCTAATAGGGTAGGATTTGACATTAAATCTGAAAATGAAAAATCTACATTTGGTTCTAATTCAGGATTTCTATTTTGCATATCTTTTTTTGTGCTAAAATGGTTATGAATTAGGTTAGTGTTTTTTCCTGTAGATGTGCCATTAATAATATCGAACAAAGGTTCGCCACTAATTGGGTTTACCAAACCAATACCGTAGAGAACACTTTCAATATTATCAAAACTTCCTGTTATAACTCCAATATTTGGTAATGTTTCAATTTTATAATTCTCCAATATTGTTTCTTCTTCAATATTTATTTGTTTTATAGTAGAAAACAAACCTTTGGTGATTTTTAATGTATAATTTCCGCTTTCTAAAGAGAGGTTAAAATTTCCTTCAGCATTAGTTGTTGTATGGTGAAAAACTTCATTATCTATACTTGCTTCAACCTTAGCGTTTACAATTGGGTCTAAATTATTTGGTGCTAAAAACTTACCAGAAACAATAAAGCTTTCAATTGTTGAGTCTGGTTTTTCATCTTTACTACAAGAAAATGCAAGAAAAAGGCTTAAAATTACAATTAAATGTTTCATAAAAGTTGGTTTTAAATTATTGATTATAAATAAATTATGAATATCTATTATATAGATACAACAACTTAAAAATAATAATTCCTACTATTAAAAATTATTATGTTGCCTATTAACTGAAGATTTAAAGAATTAACTACATTTGCAAACATTAAAAAAGAAATTAAAATAATAAAATTCTCAATGAGTTGAGAGTGAAAATATATTTACAATGAAAGCAGGAATTGTAGGCTTACCAAACGTAGGAAAATCGACATTATTCAATTGTTTATCTAATGCAAAAGCGCAAAGTGCAAATTTTCCTTTTTGTACTATAGAACCTAATATTGGTGTAGTAAATGTACCAGATCCAAGGCTTCAAAAATTAGAATCTTTAGTAAATCCAGAACGCGTAATACCGGCAACAGTAGAGATTGTTGATATTGCAGGTTTAGTAAAAGGAGCTAGTAAAGGAGAAGGTTTAGGTAATCAGTTTTTAGCAAATATTCGTGAAACTGATGCTATTTTACACGTATTGCGTTGTTTTGACAACGATAATATAGTGCATGTTGATGGTAAAGTAGATCCTATTAGCGATAAAGAAACTATAGATATTGAGTTGCAGTTAAAAGATTTAGATACTGTAGAAAAAAAGCTTGATAAAGTAAAACGTGCTGCAAAAACAGGTAATAAAGAAGCTCAAAAAGAAGAAGCTGTGCTTTTAAAACTTAAAGCAGGTTTAGAAGCAGGAAAGTCTGTTAGAGCAATTGAGTTTACAGAAGATGAAGATAAAGAGTTTGTAAAGCCAGCACAATTAATTACAGATAAACCAGTAATGTATGTTTGTAATGTAGATGAAAGTGCTGCTGTTAATGGAAACGCATACGTAGATCAAGTAAGAGAAGCCGTTAAAGATGAAAATGCAGAGGTTTTAGTACTTGCAGTTGGAACTGAAGCAGATATTACAGAATTAGATGATTATGAAGAGCGCCAAATGTTTTTAGCAGATATAGGTTTAGATGAGCCAGGATCTGCTAAATTAATTCGTGCTGCATATAAATTATTAAACCAGCAAACGTATTTTACTGCAGGCGTAAAAGAAGTGAGAGCTTGGACAGTAAATATTGGAGCTACAGCACCACAAGCTGCTGGAGTTATACATACCGATTTTGAAAAAGGCTTTATTAGAGCCGAAGTAATTGGATATAAAGACTATGTAGAATTTGGTAGTGAGGCTAAAGTAAAAGAAGCAGGTAAAATGAGAGTAGAAGGTAAAACATACATCGTTAAAGATGGTGATGTAATGCACTTTTTATTTAATGTTTAAATAGTAACAAAAACTAAATTATATAAAAAAGCGAGATGAATTTTCATCTCGCTTTTTTATTATAACATTTATACTTTAAAAAGTATAAGTTAAAGATAGTGCCTGGTAATTATCTCCAAACCTAGTTTGTCCCATAATAGGATGAAATCCTATTTTAGAATCTTTTTTCTTTTTATGTAATTCAGGAATATAATAACCAGCTAAAGCACCTAAAGCGTAACCCAAAGCAACATCTGTTAAAAAGTGCTGTCCAGCTTCTATTCTAAGGTACCCAACCGCAGCAGGTAAAACTATTGCTCCAGCCCAAATATAAGGTATAGCAGGAGAATCTGGATTAAAGTCTTGAAACACTTTTGCTGTGAAAAAAGTAGCTGTAGTGGTTGCGGCTACGTGGCCAGAGTAAAATGATCTAGTAGCAGTAGTACGGTTAATTTTATTTAAAGGTGTAGACTCGTTATAAACATATGGTCTTGCTCTGTTACTTAATCCTGCAGCAATTGTGAATAGAGTAGATGTTGTAGCTAAACTTTCTATATAAATACCAAAAAGTTGTCCACTATGGTCGTTTGCTTCATCATCAAACATCATAACCATTGGAGCAGCAAACGATAGGTAAAAAGGAATATCACTAAGGTTACTTGCGTTTTCACTATAATTACCAACAGCCCATTTATCTATAAAATTAATATCGTCTTGTCTAGCTCTAAAATCTTCAATCTCTTGAGTAGTAAAAGGATCTTTTTCAGAAATAATTAAAACACCACCAACAGTTCCTGCTAAAGCAGCTCCAGTCCAAATACCATCTCTAGTCCAATCCCACTCGTATGGAGATTCACTTTTTTGAGCATTAAGGTTAAAAATTATAGTAAATAAAAGAAATGTAAGAATACTGTTTTTCATAAAAATTAGAATGGTTTTCCTACTAAATTAGAAATAGAGAGCTTGATAAATAAGTAATTAAGTTTATCTTAAGACTAATACAGTATACGAGCAAAAAGTTTTAGCATACGAGCACAAAAAGTAGCTCACTTATTAAAACGTTATTGTTAATTACTTTATTAAAGCAGTGTTTCATTTTTTATGGCGTTGTATTATATTAGCAACCTATCACGAAAATTTACTCAATTCTATGTCTGAACAAACCAAATATACCGAAGATAATATACGCTCGTTAGATTGGAAAGAGCACATACGTATGCGACCAGGTATGTATATTGGTAAATTAGGTGATGGTTCTTCGCCAGACGATGGTATTTATATTCTTTTAAAAGAGGTTCTTGACAACTCTATAGATGAGTTTGTTATGGGAGCAGGAAAAACCATAGAAATTTCTGTTCAAGGTAGCAAGGTCATTGTTCGAGATTATGGACGTGGTATCCCATTAGGTAAAGTGGTAGACGTTGTATCTAAAATGAATACCGGTGGAAAGTATGACTCTAAAGCCTTTAAAAAATCGGTTGGATTAAACGGTGTTGGTACAAAAGCAGTAAATGCATTATCATCTTATTTTAGAGTAG from Lacinutrix sp. 5H-3-7-4 includes the following:
- a CDS encoding carboxypeptidase-like regulatory domain-containing protein, producing the protein MKHLIVILSLFLAFSCSKDEKPDSTIESFIVSGKFLAPNNLDPIVNAKVEASIDNEVFHHTTTNAEGNFNLSLESGNYTLKITKGLFSTIKQINIEEETILENYKIETLPNIGVITGSFDNIESVLYGIGLVNPISGEPLFDIINGTSTGKNTNLIHNHFSTKKDMQNRNPELEPNVDFSFSDLMSNPTLLASYDILFINCSSHIDNLTYEQNLMNYVNNGGFLYVTDWSSSLLNTITNNDTNYLSFYTPRRSGQSLSTNATILDGNLSAWLLLNFGISIDDTVEIDEFLNSWQVVDTYDPATTISWLNGSVDYRDENNTIITENKDLAFTFLLGQGAVFYSSFHTENDDFGFTTTDRIMEFLVFEMTDTE
- the ychF gene encoding redox-regulated ATPase YchF translates to MKAGIVGLPNVGKSTLFNCLSNAKAQSANFPFCTIEPNIGVVNVPDPRLQKLESLVNPERVIPATVEIVDIAGLVKGASKGEGLGNQFLANIRETDAILHVLRCFDNDNIVHVDGKVDPISDKETIDIELQLKDLDTVEKKLDKVKRAAKTGNKEAQKEEAVLLKLKAGLEAGKSVRAIEFTEDEDKEFVKPAQLITDKPVMYVCNVDESAAVNGNAYVDQVREAVKDENAEVLVLAVGTEADITELDDYEERQMFLADIGLDEPGSAKLIRAAYKLLNQQTYFTAGVKEVRAWTVNIGATAPQAAGVIHTDFEKGFIRAEVIGYKDYVEFGSEAKVKEAGKMRVEGKTYIVKDGDVMHFLFNV
- a CDS encoding 4Fe-4S dicluster domain-containing protein, which gives rise to MAIIITDECINCGACEPECPNTAIYEGADDWRYKDGTSLEGSLVLPDGKSVDADEAQEPLSDEIYYIVPDKCTECKGFHEEPQCAAVCPVDCCVPDDDNVETDTVLLAKQKFMHPEE
- a CDS encoding phosphatase PAP2 family protein, yielding MKNSILTFLLFTIIFNLNAQKSESPYEWDWTRDGIWTGAALAGTVGGVLIISEKDPFTTQEIEDFRARQDDINFIDKWAVGNYSENASNLSDIPFYLSFAAPMVMMFDDEANDHSGQLFGIYIESLATTSTLFTIAAGLSNRARPYVYNESTPLNKINRTTATRSFYSGHVAATTTATFFTAKVFQDFNPDSPAIPYIWAGAIVLPAAVGYLRIEAGQHFLTDVALGYALGALAGYYIPELHKKKKDSKIGFHPIMGQTRFGDNYQALSLTYTF
- the serC gene encoding 3-phosphoserine/phosphohydroxythreonine transaminase, with amino-acid sequence MKRHNFSAGPCVLPKEVILKASEALLDFDNGLSLIEISHRSKPFVDVMEKARALALELLGLEGKGYKALFLQGGASTQFLMVALNLLEKRAGYLNTGTWSAKAIKEAKIYDDIYEVASSKNANYNYIPKGFDVPSDYDYFHCTSNNTIFGTQMKSFPKLDIPMVCDMSSDIFSRTLDFSQFDLIYAGAQKNMGPAGTTLVVVKEDVLGKVSRKIPSMMDYKVHIEKGSMFNTPPVFAVYTSMLTMEWLKNLGGIKAIEEENEKKATLMYSEIDLNPLFKGYAAKEDRSKMNATFTLENENLKETFDAMVQEAGINGINGHRSVGGYRASMYNALSLDSVKVLVEVMSELESKA
- a CDS encoding acyl-CoA reductase; its protein translation is MELQQRINAFSKLGAFLKQFSTEDFEQKNNIPHNELFFGGFKHQIKLAQEHNGWFTKTNIVYAIKGWCNSLTESKLNKWTLAYDFAGTNKKKVAIIMAGNIPLVGFHDFLSVLISGHAVLVKQSSNDKHLLPFLAKYLEHVEPEFKGKISFTEDKLENFDAVIATGSNNTARYFEYYFKNKPSIIRKNRNSVAVLTGNETKVELEQLSEDIFRYYGLGCRNVSKLFVPKNYNFNAFFEAIYKWHPIINEAKYANNYDYNKAVYLMSEFDMLENGFLMIKEDKSFASPIATVFYEYYDAKESLQSKLKNEAENIQCIVANNFTEEEIKFGNTQKPELWDYADNEDTIAFLLKL